In the genome of Neodiprion pinetum isolate iyNeoPine1 chromosome 2, iyNeoPine1.2, whole genome shotgun sequence, one region contains:
- the LOC124211533 gene encoding uncharacterized protein isoform X5 gives MNTPFHAFQVPERPEVTSYRKHLRLKKSMTLPDDTLEYWGFYLLKGATVVLSVCSRFPGGSILVVKGERSLRTCGVMEHADQKVLNEENYLIMSKQVHVTVESNTQKMSRQSSMKNKKPNQTVSIPHSNSLLDSKNENQSTFRGKTNMGKSNDHDQMNPTNHPIRNSVSSLNLSQISNNTDLQIALLQKAAISHIQKHSTVRESSTQKGIDKLRHMRKKMNYSNSKWDSKNETKISTSDGQKRKENELHPVDIDRKSVEKRETHSLNKELFSEREERIRKLETELNSYSQGINIEDDGMDIENNNHHVNKRQPKAIEPSVLLDRGVEHGGNAFNFTSTGEDSSISSFENDLLTCYNGQILLTQEFDPSELCTNISFLVNSKRIHTQHNVVESGYYYYIFYSDNDYVSNDMHAIFDIYKPTYQFENVTESCINQTECSFSIELLSGDRVIVEIPTRNGIDREDNNMTLLTSTCYPRVGMYTVFPIAVLLLILGCAFL, from the exons ATGAACACACCTTTTCATGCATTCCAAGTACCTGAGCGACCAGAGGTAACATCGTACCGAAAGCATTTGAGACTTAAAAAGAGCATGACATTGCCTGATGACACCTTGGAGTATTGGGGCTTCTATCTTCTCAAAGGAGCAACCGTAGTTCTATCTGTTTGTTCCAG ATTCCCAGGTGGATCTATACTTGTTGTCAAAGGAGAAAGAAGTCTGCGAACTTGTGGTGTGATGGAACACGCTGATCAAAAAGTtttaaatgaagaaaattactTAATCATGTCGAAACAAGTTCACGTTACGGTTGAATCAAATACTCAAAAAATGAGTAGGCAATCATCAATGAAGAATAAGAAACCTAATCAAACTGTATCAATACCTCATTCCAACAGTCTACTTGATTCaaagaatgaaaatcagtCAACATTTCGTGGAAAAACCAATATGGGCAAAAGTAATGATCATGACCAAATGAATCCAACGAATCATCCAATTCGCAATAGTGTCTCCAGCTTAAACTTAtctcaaatttcaaacaatacaGATCTTCAAATAGCATTGTTACAAAAGGCAGCTATTAGTCATATACAAAAACATTCTACCGTTCGTGAAAGTTCAACCCAAAAAGGTATCGATAAGCTTAGGcacatgagaaaaaaaatgaattatagcAACAGCAAGTGGGATAGCAAGAATGAAACTAAAATTTCAACTTCTGATggtcaaaaaagaaaagaaaatgaattacACCCAGTAGATATTGATCGCAAGAGTGTAGAGAAACGTGAAACCCATTCCCTTAATAAAGAATTGTTCTCAGAGCGTGAAGAACGTATACGCAAGCTGGAAACTGAGTTAAACTCTTATTCGCAAGGTATAAATATTGAGGATGATGGAATGGACATTGAAAACAATAATCATCATGTAAATAAAAGACAGCCAAAGGCCATCGAGCCTTCGGTATTATTAGATAGAGGAGTAGAACATGGTGGTAATGCTTTCAATTTTACGAGTACAGGCGAAGATTCATCCatttcaagttttgaaaatgatttgcTAACGTGCTACAATGGACAAATATTGCTTACTCAGGAATTTGATCCCTCTGAATTATGTACGAACATCAGTTTCTTAGTGAACAGCAAACGGATCCATACTCAACACAATGTTGTAGAAAGTGGCTACTACTACTACATATTCTACAGTGACAATGATTATGTTTCGAACGATATGCATGCCATTTTTGATATATACAAGCCAACTTATCAATTCGAAAATGTCACTGAGTCATGTATTAACCAAACCGAATGTTCATTTAGCATTGAATTGCTTTCTGGAGATCGTGTTATTGTAGAAATACCAACTAGGAATGGAATCGATCGCGAAGACAACAACATGACGCTGCTCACTTCAACGTGTTACCCCAGAGTGGGCATGTATACCGTGTTTCCAATTGCTGTTCTACTGTTAATACTGGGGTGTGCTTTTCTATGA
- the LOC124211533 gene encoding uncharacterized protein isoform X1 has translation MYIKILHCCHYIVEVDLNFTEFYKMHGITRIVIFCTLTTVLPVMLLVIPLYLRHSLYASVVYTVAESDVIEIEDGISTIFCSEHTLTMNTPFHAFQVPERPEVTSYRKHLRLKKSMTLPDDTLEYWGFYLLKGATVVLSVCSRFPGGSILVVKGERSLRTCGVMEHADQKVLNEENYLIMSKQVHVTVESNTQKMSRQSSMKNKKPNQTVSIPHSNSLLDSKNENQSTFRGKTNMGKSNDHDQMNPTNHPIRNSVSSLNLSQISNNTDLQIALLQKAAISHIQKHSTVRESSTQKGIDKLRHMRKKMNYSNSKWDSKNETKISTSDGQKRKENELHPVDIDRKSVEKRETHSLNKELFSEREERIRKLETELNSYSQGINIEDDGMDIENNNHHVNKRQPKAIEPSVLLDRGVEHGGNAFNFTSTGEDSSISSFENDLLTCYNGQILLTQEFDPSELCTNISFLVNSKRIHTQHNVVESGYYYYIFYSDNDYVSNDMHAIFDIYKPTYQFENVTESCINQTECSFSIELLSGDRVIVEIPTRNGIDREDNNMTLLTSTCYPRVGMYTVFPIAVLLLILGCAFL, from the exons atgtatatcaaGATATTGCATTGTTGTCATTACATAGTAGAGGTTGATCTAAATTTTACAGAATTCTACAAAATGCATGGTATAACAcgaattgttatattttgcACACTGACTACTGTACTGCCCGTCATGTTACTGGTAATTCCGTTGTATCTGCGTCACAGCTTATATGCCAGCGTTGTGTACACAGTAGCAGAGTCCGATGTAATCGAAATTGAAGATGGaatttccacaatattttgcTCT GAGCACACTTTGACGATGAACACACCTTTTCATGCATTCCAAGTACCTGAGCGACCAGAGGTAACATCGTACCGAAAGCATTTGAGACTTAAAAAGAGCATGACATTGCCTGATGACACCTTGGAGTATTGGGGCTTCTATCTTCTCAAAGGAGCAACCGTAGTTCTATCTGTTTGTTCCAG ATTCCCAGGTGGATCTATACTTGTTGTCAAAGGAGAAAGAAGTCTGCGAACTTGTGGTGTGATGGAACACGCTGATCAAAAAGTtttaaatgaagaaaattactTAATCATGTCGAAACAAGTTCACGTTACGGTTGAATCAAATACTCAAAAAATGAGTAGGCAATCATCAATGAAGAATAAGAAACCTAATCAAACTGTATCAATACCTCATTCCAACAGTCTACTTGATTCaaagaatgaaaatcagtCAACATTTCGTGGAAAAACCAATATGGGCAAAAGTAATGATCATGACCAAATGAATCCAACGAATCATCCAATTCGCAATAGTGTCTCCAGCTTAAACTTAtctcaaatttcaaacaatacaGATCTTCAAATAGCATTGTTACAAAAGGCAGCTATTAGTCATATACAAAAACATTCTACCGTTCGTGAAAGTTCAACCCAAAAAGGTATCGATAAGCTTAGGcacatgagaaaaaaaatgaattatagcAACAGCAAGTGGGATAGCAAGAATGAAACTAAAATTTCAACTTCTGATggtcaaaaaagaaaagaaaatgaattacACCCAGTAGATATTGATCGCAAGAGTGTAGAGAAACGTGAAACCCATTCCCTTAATAAAGAATTGTTCTCAGAGCGTGAAGAACGTATACGCAAGCTGGAAACTGAGTTAAACTCTTATTCGCAAGGTATAAATATTGAGGATGATGGAATGGACATTGAAAACAATAATCATCATGTAAATAAAAGACAGCCAAAGGCCATCGAGCCTTCGGTATTATTAGATAGAGGAGTAGAACATGGTGGTAATGCTTTCAATTTTACGAGTACAGGCGAAGATTCATCCatttcaagttttgaaaatgatttgcTAACGTGCTACAATGGACAAATATTGCTTACTCAGGAATTTGATCCCTCTGAATTATGTACGAACATCAGTTTCTTAGTGAACAGCAAACGGATCCATACTCAACACAATGTTGTAGAAAGTGGCTACTACTACTACATATTCTACAGTGACAATGATTATGTTTCGAACGATATGCATGCCATTTTTGATATATACAAGCCAACTTATCAATTCGAAAATGTCACTGAGTCATGTATTAACCAAACCGAATGTTCATTTAGCATTGAATTGCTTTCTGGAGATCGTGTTATTGTAGAAATACCAACTAGGAATGGAATCGATCGCGAAGACAACAACATGACGCTGCTCACTTCAACGTGTTACCCCAGAGTGGGCATGTATACCGTGTTTCCAATTGCTGTTCTACTGTTAATACTGGGGTGTGCTTTTCTATGA
- the LOC124211533 gene encoding uncharacterized protein isoform X2, translating into MHGITRIVIFCTLTTVLPVMLLVIPLYLRHSLYASVVYTVAESDVIEIEDGISTIFCSEHTLTMNTPFHAFQVPERPEVTSYRKHLRLKKSMTLPDDTLEYWGFYLLKGATVVLSVCSRFPGGSILVVKGERSLRTCGVMEHADQKVLNEENYLIMSKQVHVTVESNTQKMSRQSSMKNKKPNQTVSIPHSNSLLDSKNENQSTFRGKTNMGKSNDHDQMNPTNHPIRNSVSSLNLSQISNNTDLQIALLQKAAISHIQKHSTVRESSTQKGIDKLRHMRKKMNYSNSKWDSKNETKISTSDGQKRKENELHPVDIDRKSVEKRETHSLNKELFSEREERIRKLETELNSYSQGINIEDDGMDIENNNHHVNKRQPKAIEPSVLLDRGVEHGGNAFNFTSTGEDSSISSFENDLLTCYNGQILLTQEFDPSELCTNISFLVNSKRIHTQHNVVESGYYYYIFYSDNDYVSNDMHAIFDIYKPTYQFENVTESCINQTECSFSIELLSGDRVIVEIPTRNGIDREDNNMTLLTSTCYPRVGMYTVFPIAVLLLILGCAFL; encoded by the exons ATGCATGGTATAACAcgaattgttatattttgcACACTGACTACTGTACTGCCCGTCATGTTACTGGTAATTCCGTTGTATCTGCGTCACAGCTTATATGCCAGCGTTGTGTACACAGTAGCAGAGTCCGATGTAATCGAAATTGAAGATGGaatttccacaatattttgcTCT GAGCACACTTTGACGATGAACACACCTTTTCATGCATTCCAAGTACCTGAGCGACCAGAGGTAACATCGTACCGAAAGCATTTGAGACTTAAAAAGAGCATGACATTGCCTGATGACACCTTGGAGTATTGGGGCTTCTATCTTCTCAAAGGAGCAACCGTAGTTCTATCTGTTTGTTCCAG ATTCCCAGGTGGATCTATACTTGTTGTCAAAGGAGAAAGAAGTCTGCGAACTTGTGGTGTGATGGAACACGCTGATCAAAAAGTtttaaatgaagaaaattactTAATCATGTCGAAACAAGTTCACGTTACGGTTGAATCAAATACTCAAAAAATGAGTAGGCAATCATCAATGAAGAATAAGAAACCTAATCAAACTGTATCAATACCTCATTCCAACAGTCTACTTGATTCaaagaatgaaaatcagtCAACATTTCGTGGAAAAACCAATATGGGCAAAAGTAATGATCATGACCAAATGAATCCAACGAATCATCCAATTCGCAATAGTGTCTCCAGCTTAAACTTAtctcaaatttcaaacaatacaGATCTTCAAATAGCATTGTTACAAAAGGCAGCTATTAGTCATATACAAAAACATTCTACCGTTCGTGAAAGTTCAACCCAAAAAGGTATCGATAAGCTTAGGcacatgagaaaaaaaatgaattatagcAACAGCAAGTGGGATAGCAAGAATGAAACTAAAATTTCAACTTCTGATggtcaaaaaagaaaagaaaatgaattacACCCAGTAGATATTGATCGCAAGAGTGTAGAGAAACGTGAAACCCATTCCCTTAATAAAGAATTGTTCTCAGAGCGTGAAGAACGTATACGCAAGCTGGAAACTGAGTTAAACTCTTATTCGCAAGGTATAAATATTGAGGATGATGGAATGGACATTGAAAACAATAATCATCATGTAAATAAAAGACAGCCAAAGGCCATCGAGCCTTCGGTATTATTAGATAGAGGAGTAGAACATGGTGGTAATGCTTTCAATTTTACGAGTACAGGCGAAGATTCATCCatttcaagttttgaaaatgatttgcTAACGTGCTACAATGGACAAATATTGCTTACTCAGGAATTTGATCCCTCTGAATTATGTACGAACATCAGTTTCTTAGTGAACAGCAAACGGATCCATACTCAACACAATGTTGTAGAAAGTGGCTACTACTACTACATATTCTACAGTGACAATGATTATGTTTCGAACGATATGCATGCCATTTTTGATATATACAAGCCAACTTATCAATTCGAAAATGTCACTGAGTCATGTATTAACCAAACCGAATGTTCATTTAGCATTGAATTGCTTTCTGGAGATCGTGTTATTGTAGAAATACCAACTAGGAATGGAATCGATCGCGAAGACAACAACATGACGCTGCTCACTTCAACGTGTTACCCCAGAGTGGGCATGTATACCGTGTTTCCAATTGCTGTTCTACTGTTAATACTGGGGTGTGCTTTTCTATGA
- the LOC124211533 gene encoding uncharacterized protein isoform X4, with protein sequence MEHTLTMNTPFHAFQVPERPEVTSYRKHLRLKKSMTLPDDTLEYWGFYLLKGATVVLSVCSRFPGGSILVVKGERSLRTCGVMEHADQKVLNEENYLIMSKQVHVTVESNTQKMSRQSSMKNKKPNQTVSIPHSNSLLDSKNENQSTFRGKTNMGKSNDHDQMNPTNHPIRNSVSSLNLSQISNNTDLQIALLQKAAISHIQKHSTVRESSTQKGIDKLRHMRKKMNYSNSKWDSKNETKISTSDGQKRKENELHPVDIDRKSVEKRETHSLNKELFSEREERIRKLETELNSYSQGINIEDDGMDIENNNHHVNKRQPKAIEPSVLLDRGVEHGGNAFNFTSTGEDSSISSFENDLLTCYNGQILLTQEFDPSELCTNISFLVNSKRIHTQHNVVESGYYYYIFYSDNDYVSNDMHAIFDIYKPTYQFENVTESCINQTECSFSIELLSGDRVIVEIPTRNGIDREDNNMTLLTSTCYPRVGMYTVFPIAVLLLILGCAFL encoded by the exons ATG GAGCACACTTTGACGATGAACACACCTTTTCATGCATTCCAAGTACCTGAGCGACCAGAGGTAACATCGTACCGAAAGCATTTGAGACTTAAAAAGAGCATGACATTGCCTGATGACACCTTGGAGTATTGGGGCTTCTATCTTCTCAAAGGAGCAACCGTAGTTCTATCTGTTTGTTCCAG ATTCCCAGGTGGATCTATACTTGTTGTCAAAGGAGAAAGAAGTCTGCGAACTTGTGGTGTGATGGAACACGCTGATCAAAAAGTtttaaatgaagaaaattactTAATCATGTCGAAACAAGTTCACGTTACGGTTGAATCAAATACTCAAAAAATGAGTAGGCAATCATCAATGAAGAATAAGAAACCTAATCAAACTGTATCAATACCTCATTCCAACAGTCTACTTGATTCaaagaatgaaaatcagtCAACATTTCGTGGAAAAACCAATATGGGCAAAAGTAATGATCATGACCAAATGAATCCAACGAATCATCCAATTCGCAATAGTGTCTCCAGCTTAAACTTAtctcaaatttcaaacaatacaGATCTTCAAATAGCATTGTTACAAAAGGCAGCTATTAGTCATATACAAAAACATTCTACCGTTCGTGAAAGTTCAACCCAAAAAGGTATCGATAAGCTTAGGcacatgagaaaaaaaatgaattatagcAACAGCAAGTGGGATAGCAAGAATGAAACTAAAATTTCAACTTCTGATggtcaaaaaagaaaagaaaatgaattacACCCAGTAGATATTGATCGCAAGAGTGTAGAGAAACGTGAAACCCATTCCCTTAATAAAGAATTGTTCTCAGAGCGTGAAGAACGTATACGCAAGCTGGAAACTGAGTTAAACTCTTATTCGCAAGGTATAAATATTGAGGATGATGGAATGGACATTGAAAACAATAATCATCATGTAAATAAAAGACAGCCAAAGGCCATCGAGCCTTCGGTATTATTAGATAGAGGAGTAGAACATGGTGGTAATGCTTTCAATTTTACGAGTACAGGCGAAGATTCATCCatttcaagttttgaaaatgatttgcTAACGTGCTACAATGGACAAATATTGCTTACTCAGGAATTTGATCCCTCTGAATTATGTACGAACATCAGTTTCTTAGTGAACAGCAAACGGATCCATACTCAACACAATGTTGTAGAAAGTGGCTACTACTACTACATATTCTACAGTGACAATGATTATGTTTCGAACGATATGCATGCCATTTTTGATATATACAAGCCAACTTATCAATTCGAAAATGTCACTGAGTCATGTATTAACCAAACCGAATGTTCATTTAGCATTGAATTGCTTTCTGGAGATCGTGTTATTGTAGAAATACCAACTAGGAATGGAATCGATCGCGAAGACAACAACATGACGCTGCTCACTTCAACGTGTTACCCCAGAGTGGGCATGTATACCGTGTTTCCAATTGCTGTTCTACTGTTAATACTGGGGTGTGCTTTTCTATGA
- the eIF4A gene encoding eukaryotic initiation factor 4A-I, whose translation MSYTSERRNEDQWSGDSKNGPSESEQPAYDGPPGMDPDGIIESNWEVVVDNFDDMNLKEELLRGIYAYGFEKPSAIQQRAILPCVKGHDVIAQAQSGTGKTATFSISILQQIDTSIRECQALILAPTRELAQQIQKVVIALGDFMQAQCHACIGGTNVRDDMRKLEQGIHVVVGTPGRVYDMISRHSLRANSIKLFVLDEADEMLSRGFKDQIHDVFKLLPTEVQVILLSATMPADVLDVSKCFMRNPIRILVKKEELTLEGIKQFFIYVEREDWKLETLCDLYDTLSITQAVIFCNTRRKVDWLTDNMHHRDFTVSAMHGDMEQKERDVIMRQFRTGSSRVLITTDLLARGIDVQQVSLVINYDLPSNRENYIHRIGRGGRFGRKGVAINFVTEDDKRTLKDIEQFYNTHIDEMPMNVADLI comes from the exons ATGTCGTATACGTCCGAAAGAAG aaACGAGGATCAATGGTCGGGCGACTCTAAAAATGGTCCGAGCGAAAGCGAGCAGCCCGCCTATGATGGCCCTCCGGGAATGGATCCCGATGGCATTATTGAGTCAAACTGGGAAGTC GTTGTTGATAACTTTGATGACATGAATTTAAAAGAAGAGTTATTGCGTGGAATATATGCTTATGGATTCGAAAAACCATCCGCTATCCAACAGCGTGCTATCCTTCCTTGTGTTAAAGGTCATGATGTTATTGCCCAAGCCCAGTCTG GAACTGGGAAAACGGCAACCTTTTCTATATCTATTTTACAGCAAATAGATACCAGTATTCGCGAATGCCAAGCTTTGATTCTGGCACCAACTCGAGAGCTTGCTCAACAG ATTCAGAAGGTAGTTATTGCCCTGGGCGATTTTATGCAAGCGCAATGCCATGCCTGTATTGGAGGAACGAATGTACGTGATGATATGCGTAAATTGGAGCAGGGCATTCACGTTGTTGTTGGCACTCCAGGTCGCGTCTACGACATGATCAGTCGACATTCATTGCGCGCAAACAGCATTAAGTTGTTCGTATTGGATGAAGCCGACGAGATGCTTTCCCGTGGGTTTAAAGATCAAATTCACGATGTATTCAAGCTACTCCCTACCGAAGTTCAG GTGATACTGCTTTCGGCAACAATGCCTGCGGATGTGCTTGATGTGTCAAAGTGTTTCATGAGAAACCCAATTCGTATATTGGTGAAAAAGGAAGAATTAACACTGGAGGGTATTAAACAATTCTTCATTTATGTAGAGCGTGAAGATTGGAAATTGGAAACACTCTGCGATTTGTACGATACGTTAAGTATTACACAGGCCGTTATTTTCTGCAACACGCGGCGCAAGGTAGACTGGCTTACAGACAATATGCATCACCGTGATTTCACGGTATCTGCCATGCATGGCGATATGGAACAGAAAGAGCGTGACGTCATCATGAGACAATTCCGTACTGGATCTTCCAGAGTTCTCATTACCACTGATTTGCTAGCTCGTGGTATTGACGTCCAGCAAGTTTCCCTTGTCATTAACTACGATCTACCTTCCAACAGAGAAAACTATATTCACAg AATTGGACGCGGTGGACGATTTGGCCGTAAGGGAGTAGCTATAAACTTTGTCACAGAGGATGACAAGCGTACTCTAAAGGATATCGAGCAATTCTATAACACCCATATCGACGAGATGCCAATGAACGTTGCAGATTTGATCTAA
- the LOC124211533 gene encoding uncharacterized protein isoform X3 gives MCALTDQNEHTLTMNTPFHAFQVPERPEVTSYRKHLRLKKSMTLPDDTLEYWGFYLLKGATVVLSVCSRFPGGSILVVKGERSLRTCGVMEHADQKVLNEENYLIMSKQVHVTVESNTQKMSRQSSMKNKKPNQTVSIPHSNSLLDSKNENQSTFRGKTNMGKSNDHDQMNPTNHPIRNSVSSLNLSQISNNTDLQIALLQKAAISHIQKHSTVRESSTQKGIDKLRHMRKKMNYSNSKWDSKNETKISTSDGQKRKENELHPVDIDRKSVEKRETHSLNKELFSEREERIRKLETELNSYSQGINIEDDGMDIENNNHHVNKRQPKAIEPSVLLDRGVEHGGNAFNFTSTGEDSSISSFENDLLTCYNGQILLTQEFDPSELCTNISFLVNSKRIHTQHNVVESGYYYYIFYSDNDYVSNDMHAIFDIYKPTYQFENVTESCINQTECSFSIELLSGDRVIVEIPTRNGIDREDNNMTLLTSTCYPRVGMYTVFPIAVLLLILGCAFL, from the exons ATGTGCGCCCTTACTGATCAAAAT GAGCACACTTTGACGATGAACACACCTTTTCATGCATTCCAAGTACCTGAGCGACCAGAGGTAACATCGTACCGAAAGCATTTGAGACTTAAAAAGAGCATGACATTGCCTGATGACACCTTGGAGTATTGGGGCTTCTATCTTCTCAAAGGAGCAACCGTAGTTCTATCTGTTTGTTCCAG ATTCCCAGGTGGATCTATACTTGTTGTCAAAGGAGAAAGAAGTCTGCGAACTTGTGGTGTGATGGAACACGCTGATCAAAAAGTtttaaatgaagaaaattactTAATCATGTCGAAACAAGTTCACGTTACGGTTGAATCAAATACTCAAAAAATGAGTAGGCAATCATCAATGAAGAATAAGAAACCTAATCAAACTGTATCAATACCTCATTCCAACAGTCTACTTGATTCaaagaatgaaaatcagtCAACATTTCGTGGAAAAACCAATATGGGCAAAAGTAATGATCATGACCAAATGAATCCAACGAATCATCCAATTCGCAATAGTGTCTCCAGCTTAAACTTAtctcaaatttcaaacaatacaGATCTTCAAATAGCATTGTTACAAAAGGCAGCTATTAGTCATATACAAAAACATTCTACCGTTCGTGAAAGTTCAACCCAAAAAGGTATCGATAAGCTTAGGcacatgagaaaaaaaatgaattatagcAACAGCAAGTGGGATAGCAAGAATGAAACTAAAATTTCAACTTCTGATggtcaaaaaagaaaagaaaatgaattacACCCAGTAGATATTGATCGCAAGAGTGTAGAGAAACGTGAAACCCATTCCCTTAATAAAGAATTGTTCTCAGAGCGTGAAGAACGTATACGCAAGCTGGAAACTGAGTTAAACTCTTATTCGCAAGGTATAAATATTGAGGATGATGGAATGGACATTGAAAACAATAATCATCATGTAAATAAAAGACAGCCAAAGGCCATCGAGCCTTCGGTATTATTAGATAGAGGAGTAGAACATGGTGGTAATGCTTTCAATTTTACGAGTACAGGCGAAGATTCATCCatttcaagttttgaaaatgatttgcTAACGTGCTACAATGGACAAATATTGCTTACTCAGGAATTTGATCCCTCTGAATTATGTACGAACATCAGTTTCTTAGTGAACAGCAAACGGATCCATACTCAACACAATGTTGTAGAAAGTGGCTACTACTACTACATATTCTACAGTGACAATGATTATGTTTCGAACGATATGCATGCCATTTTTGATATATACAAGCCAACTTATCAATTCGAAAATGTCACTGAGTCATGTATTAACCAAACCGAATGTTCATTTAGCATTGAATTGCTTTCTGGAGATCGTGTTATTGTAGAAATACCAACTAGGAATGGAATCGATCGCGAAGACAACAACATGACGCTGCTCACTTCAACGTGTTACCCCAGAGTGGGCATGTATACCGTGTTTCCAATTGCTGTTCTACTGTTAATACTGGGGTGTGCTTTTCTATGA